The genomic segment TAAAGATTCAAAACGTAGCGGAAGCGACAACCGTCGTAAAGACAGCCGTAGTAAATCTACTACTGATAGCCGTCGTAAAGCTGGCGGAGAACGCAAATTTACTATACGTGATAAAGACTAAACAAGTATATAAAAAGAGGCTTGAGACATTTGTCTCAAGCCTCTTTTTATATAGATAACAATAGAAAATAAAAATATTTTTAGAAACCTTTTAAACACGTCTGTTATTTTTCGTTTACAAGTGACAGGAGATGTATTATTTGATAATATTAGGATAATATTATAAAATTTAAGTTATGTAATAAGAAGAAGTAGGTTAGGTATAAAGAAGGTGGAGAAAGAATGATTATAGGAATCGGGTTAGATATAGCAGAAATTTCTCGCATAAAGGATGCCTATTTAAAAAGAGAGACTTTTTCTGAACGTGTACTTACACCCGCAGAACAAGAAATATTTTCTAGCTTAAAAGGTACTCGAAAGTTGGAATTTTTAGCTGGTAGATATGCAGCAAAAGAAGCT from the Carnobacterium inhibens subsp. inhibens DSM 13024 genome contains:
- the acpS gene encoding holo-ACP synthase; the encoded protein is MIIGIGLDIAEISRIKDAYLKRETFSERVLTPAEQEIFSSLKGTRKLEFLAGRYAAKEAFSKAMGTGIGKLGFQDIEIIPDRYGKPVVENSPFKGQVFLSITHTDSIVAAQVILEK